Genomic segment of Malus domestica chromosome 15, GDT2T_hap1:
tgcGCTTGAAATTCTTATTTTCTATATATAACTTTTGGAAACCTTTCGTCCATTTGCGGCTTTTTCACACAAGTATTCAGAATTTTGATTGTGTATTGAGATGAACATGAATTTGAGTTGTTAAATTTCGAGCTGCATAATCACTTTCATGCTAGTTTTTCGATATAATACCCTCCAGTTTCTTTGTATGTTCGGTGCAAGTTACGGACTTGTGTTGGTAGCAAAGTAACCTCTACTGATGAAGCTTTTTACATCATGCTGTTAGTTTGTGATGACTGTTGcttatattcttcttcttcttttttttttttttttttttttttggttcagtCTTAAATTCTATACATGTTCATGTAGGCGGATGTCAAGGGCTCGAGATAAGTCTGGTGGTTGGGCTGCCTTTGACCTCAAGCAGCGCCAGAAACAAGGCCTCGAGCCTCAAGTTTACAAGGATCCTTTCCTAACTATACCGACCACTCTAACTTCTCTACATCCTCGTGAAAACGTACCGAGGATTAATGACCTTCCGGGCAGGCCCTTTTCAACTCAGCTCCTCCCATCTGTAGATTGTCCAACTTCGGCAGAGAATAGGGTTGGGAAAAGACCTTTATTAGATGGCGATTCCAGTGGGAAACAGTACACTTCCGTGGAAGATAATACATCTTCCATGAGGAAGATCATGGATCTTTACCCTTGGGCTGACGATTTCTTGATTGAGGATATTATGGTTGCAATGGATAATGATATAGATAAGGCCTCAATTTTATTGAAACAATGGTTTCCTCCGGCAGCTGTGGAGAGAATAACCAAACTAGCATTTCAAAAAAACAACTCCAGCTCAAATGTCTCTTTAAGTGATAGAGAATCTGTTCCTCAATCTCCTTCTGGCATTTCTAACCTTAACTCTACGATTCAAAAATGTCTCAAAGAGAATAAGATAGAATTGTTAACTGGTGATGATTGCGGTGTGCAAAAGCTTGCTAATGATGCAGCAAATAGGAAGCTGGTTCTGGGGAGTTTGGAGTCTGTACCCATCGAACCTGAGTGGGAAGAGGATGATGTTTACTTGAAGCATCGAAAAGATGCATTAAGGATGATGAGGTATGCTTTCTGTTCATGAACTTGCAGGATATGACTATTAAGCAGTGGCAATTGTGTTTTTCTCTCCCTGTTggcataattttttgttcttatgctgCCTTCTTTTCGTGTTGCCAGTCTCGTTGTTTAGTCATCCACCCAAGTTATACAGCTTGTGCTTGTTGCCACTTCTCATATGAACATTTCTTAGGTTTCACAACAGAATTTTGTACTTTATCTTGCTGTTTTCGTCAGCTTTTTTAAACTATGTCATAGCA
This window contains:
- the LOC103405621 gene encoding uncharacterized protein; this encodes MSRARDKSGGWAAFDLKQRQKQGLEPQVYKDPFLTIPTTLTSLHPRENVPRINDLPGRPFSTQLLPSVDCPTSAENRVGKRPLLDGDSSGKQYTSVEDNTSSMRKIMDLYPWADDFLIEDIMVAMDNDIDKASILLKQWFPPAAVERITKLAFQKNNSSSNVSLSDRESVPQSPSGISNLNSTIQKCLKENKIELLTGDDCGVQKLANDAANRKLVLGSLESVPIEPEWEEDDVYLKHRKDALRMMRSASQHSKAATHAFVRGDHFSAQQHSKKAREERLVAESLNKKAAKEILRIKNSKNDLWKLDLHGLHASEAIQALHEHLQQIETKELSNRSVSPNRVKMEKRIIRSSSLESFSCKDREKLDQQKASSTQRPASLEIITGRGNHSRGQAALPTAVRSFLNENGYRFEELRPGVITVRPKFRHR